One genomic region from Mycoplasmoides pirum ATCC 25960 encodes:
- the dcm_N gene encoding DNA (cytosine-5-)-methyltransferase N-terminal subunit, which produces MNKEIKLFEAFAGIGSQFKALKEISNLKKWIIRPVGIIEWYIDAIIAYMEIHYSKETKNFKMNSFFNLTSLSLSSDSKHPISNKYLENLNNSHTHTH; this is translated from the coding sequence ATGAACAAAGAAATAAAATTATTTGAAGCATTTGCTGGCATTGGTTCACAATTCAAAGCCTTAAAAGAAATTTCTAATTTAAAAAAATGAATTATAAGACCTGTAGGCATAATTGAATGATATATAGATGCAATAATAGCTTATATGGAAATTCATTACTCAAAAGAAACCAAGAATTTTAAAATGAATTCTTTTTTTAATTTAACTTCTTTGTCCTTATCAAGTGATTCAAAACATCCAATATCTAATAAATATTTAGAAAATTTGAATAATTCACACACACACACACACTAA
- the dcm gene encoding DNA (cytosine-5-)-methyltransferase, whose translation MLASKKIANNLFDITKVSYKDIPKNIDIFTYSFPCQDLSIQGKQKGMAKNSNTRSGLLWEVERIFKDINKNFKQTEKPKYLLLENVKNIVSQKHIDSYNLWLIFLEKIGYVSKTYILNSSNFGSAQNRERVFCLSVRKDFKEKIKFNFPFFEKTKIQNKILKNILLKKFNNDQYTLLNFDKFQLTNKKKSNSGIYKSTLKNYTNFHSEAYVYYPSGIGPTLTASGANSRLKIVFNNNQKKPKIRYMQPIEAYQYMGFDINDYEKVKKTKLLSDTKIIYTAGNSISVEILKEIFKNLVF comes from the coding sequence ATTCTTGCTAGTAAAAAAATAGCTAATAATTTGTTTGATATAACAAAAGTAAGTTACAAAGATATTCCAAAAAATATTGATATTTTTACATATTCATTTCCTTGTCAAGATTTATCCATTCAAGGAAAACAAAAAGGAATGGCAAAAAATTCCAACACAAGAAGTGGTTTACTTTGAGAAGTTGAAAGAATTTTTAAAGATATTAATAAAAATTTTAAACAAACAGAAAAACCTAAATATCTATTGCTTGAAAATGTAAAAAATATAGTTAGTCAAAAGCATATAGATTCATATAATTTGTGATTGATTTTTTTAGAAAAAATAGGTTATGTTTCAAAAACATATATTTTAAATTCATCAAATTTTGGTTCAGCTCAAAATAGAGAACGAGTATTTTGTTTATCGGTGCGAAAAGATTTTAAGGAAAAAATAAAATTTAATTTTCCTTTTTTTGAAAAAACAAAAATTCAAAACAAAATATTAAAAAACATTTTATTGAAAAAATTTAACAATGATCAATATACATTATTAAATTTTGATAAATTTCAATTAACTAATAAGAAAAAATCAAATTCTGGAATTTATAAATCTACCTTGAAAAATTATACTAATTTTCATTCAGAAGCATATGTTTATTATCCATCAGGTATTGGTCCAACCTTAACTGCCTCAGGTGCTAATAGTAGATTAAAAATTGTTTTTAATAACAATCAAAAAAAACCGAAAATTAGATACATGCAACCAATAGAAGCATATCAATACATGGGTTTTGATATTAATGACTATGAAAAAGTAAAAAAAACTAAATTGTTGTCAGATACAAAAATTATTTATACAGCAGGAAATTCTATTTCTGTTGAAATATTAAAAGAAATTTTTAAAAATTTAGTTTTTTAG
- a CDS encoding MAG4270 family putative restriction endonuclease, which yields MNILNSFYFKKVKIDLKSCRKNNNSTNCTLFLIIDEKNYIHDFKVKFKSLKVFNNTTKSHEKFQNKTLVKTRIEFINLLDIGEHKFSNGFNERNKPFFQIDNLILEKFNKKIWKWDWFKKVKTIRNIEYLITGSNPQGEDKIDSHAFFVYEKDDKKYKIGFLLRALLLSNNKESKKFLTKLNSYNPIWENENIEEIEFWDWINHKNSSFNKNENLAWYLNKFNNDSNEWQHYLNSLRSLIRDDHKEWTRFRKQVNSLRQKYKNNVNNEYKNNKHWSNDEFCLNFFCPGKKENNWEYAHIKPVKLIIKNYINSKKEPEDLEILEKEITDYKNFLPLPKHIHNFFDTRKIWWDDSTGLLDGLLEYNFLKLSDDLKYFKEIKKEYIETSKKYIKDYYEYIFSSDNLKK from the coding sequence ATGAATATATTGAATAGTTTTTATTTTAAAAAAGTTAAAATTGATTTAAAATCTTGCAGAAAAAATAATAATAGCACTAATTGCACTTTATTTTTAATAATAGATGAAAAAAATTACATTCATGATTTCAAAGTTAAATTTAAATCACTAAAAGTTTTTAATAATACTACAAAATCTCATGAAAAATTTCAGAATAAAACTCTAGTTAAAACTAGAATAGAATTTATAAATTTGCTTGATATAGGTGAACACAAATTTTCAAACGGATTCAATGAAAGGAACAAACCATTCTTTCAAATTGATAATTTGATTTTAGAAAAATTTAATAAAAAAATTTGAAAATGAGATTGATTTAAAAAAGTAAAAACAATTAGAAATATTGAATATTTAATAACTGGTTCTAATCCTCAAGGTGAAGATAAAATAGATAGTCATGCTTTTTTTGTTTATGAAAAAGATGATAAAAAATACAAAATTGGTTTTTTGTTAAGAGCGTTATTATTATCTAATAACAAGGAATCCAAAAAATTTTTAACTAAATTGAATTCTTATAACCCTATTTGAGAAAATGAAAACATAGAAGAAATAGAATTTTGGGATTGAATTAATCATAAAAATTCAAGTTTTAACAAAAATGAAAATTTAGCTTGATATCTAAACAAATTTAATAATGATTCTAATGAATGACAACATTATTTAAATTCTTTGAGATCTCTAATAAGGGATGATCATAAAGAATGAACTAGGTTTCGAAAACAAGTTAATAGTTTAAGACAAAAATATAAAAATAATGTAAACAATGAATATAAAAATAATAAGCATTGATCTAATGATGAATTTTGTTTAAACTTTTTTTGTCCTGGCAAAAAAGAAAATAATTGAGAATATGCTCATATTAAACCTGTGAAATTAATAATTAAAAATTATATTAATTCTAAAAAAGAACCAGAAGATCTTGAGATATTAGAAAAGGAAATAACAGATTATAAAAATTTTTTACCCTTGCCAAAACATATTCATAATTTTTTTGACACACGAAAAATTTGATGAGATGATTCGACTGGTTTATTAGATGGTTTATTAGAATATAATTTTTTGAAATTATCTGATGATTTAAAGTATTTTAAGGAAATAAAAAAGGAATATATTGAGACTTCCAAAAAATACATCAAAGATTATTATGAATATATTTTTTCTTCAGATAATTTAAAAAAATAA
- a CDS encoding thiamine pyrophosphate-dependent enzyme, whose protein sequence is MNFYLKKNTKSKPFPKNSLNIINNLRLYCLNKLLNSNSNQANKILQSLPLFYVLFRNFLTLTLDGNQNFLNDNLFLGKGYGSTFIKEFCNILGLSKFIDNKLQIHDNIYDTSQVEVNCTSLSFAAGLAFNQSIINKIMIKNAFLNKTYCVLGQEELSSSNFNEILNFVSKKEISNLVCIVDFTGFDQNGFISNHTIVDYQKWIESYGCKFLVINDGSNINLINKILNKAINYNQTVFIAIHNISGHGLTNASTISSFNAQINSQEFDLLKNRFDFEKPLDYFLNEYKEDLIFCLNLRITNRKKHYDSLIKNNKKFQDFLLLEKSEKQLDVFKKNYSFISTLLNENNLNLIFVLNTKIKIDSNLNKNNRLLSCNGSENIIFNIISVIKKCNFFNPILVTDLNSLNYFNQFLKNKKMFEYGFLIYVFDNLNLLSNYTYELNGLKINKIHNFFVHDIFTLNNEWNNLNFLNNWNLYFIDENTFNVDLWEKPIVKNNLNFDINIINYGASLEIVNKFISKLENWNIQFNLINILNTKKISEKLNLDTNKPLVLLNVDENHWINSYLLNIKNKKHIVKFTNEELDNFCINFKK, encoded by the coding sequence ATGAACTTTTATCTTAAAAAAAATACAAAATCTAAACCTTTTCCAAAAAATTCTTTAAATATAATCAATAATCTTAGACTTTATTGTTTAAATAAACTTTTAAATTCTAATTCAAATCAAGCTAATAAAATTTTACAAAGTCTTCCACTTTTTTATGTTCTGTTTAGAAATTTTTTAACATTAACATTAGATGGAAATCAAAATTTTTTAAATGATAATTTATTTTTAGGAAAAGGATATGGCTCTACATTTATAAAAGAATTTTGCAATATTTTAGGTTTATCAAAATTTATAGATAATAAATTGCAAATTCATGATAACATTTATGACACAAGTCAAGTAGAAGTAAATTGTACTAGTTTATCTTTTGCTGCAGGTTTAGCATTTAATCAATCAATAATAAATAAAATTATGATTAAAAATGCTTTTTTAAATAAAACATATTGTGTTTTAGGGCAAGAAGAATTATCTTCAAGTAACTTTAATGAAATTTTAAATTTTGTTAGCAAAAAAGAAATTTCTAATTTGGTTTGCATTGTTGATTTTACCGGATTTGATCAAAATGGTTTTATTTCAAATCACACTATTGTGGATTATCAAAAGTGAATAGAATCTTATGGATGCAAATTTTTGGTTATAAACGATGGTTCGAATATTAATTTGATTAATAAAATTTTAAACAAGGCTATTAATTATAATCAAACTGTTTTTATTGCAATTCACAACATTTCAGGTCACGGTTTAACAAATGCTAGTACTATTAGTAGTTTCAATGCTCAAATTAATAGTCAAGAATTTGATTTACTAAAAAATAGATTTGATTTTGAAAAACCACTTGATTATTTTTTAAATGAATACAAAGAAGATTTAATTTTTTGCTTGAATTTAAGAATAACTAATAGAAAAAAACATTATGATTCTTTAATTAAAAATAATAAAAAATTTCAAGATTTTCTTTTGCTAGAAAAAAGTGAAAAACAATTGGATGTATTTAAGAAAAATTATAGCTTTATATCCACGCTATTAAATGAAAATAATTTAAATTTAATTTTTGTTTTAAATACAAAGATTAAAATTGATTCAAATTTAAATAAAAATAATCGTCTTTTAAGTTGTAATGGAAGTGAGAACATTATTTTCAATATCATTTCAGTAATTAAAAAATGTAATTTCTTTAATCCTATTCTAGTCACTGATTTGAATAGTTTAAACTATTTTAATCAATTTCTAAAAAACAAAAAAATGTTTGAATATGGATTTTTAATATATGTTTTTGATAATTTAAATTTGTTATCAAATTACACATATGAATTAAATGGTTTAAAAATTAATAAAATTCATAATTTTTTTGTTCATGATATTTTTACCTTAAACAATGAATGAAATAATTTAAATTTCTTAAATAATTGAAATTTATATTTTATTGATGAAAATACATTTAATGTTGATTTGTGAGAAAAACCTATTGTTAAAAATAATTTAAATTTTGATATCAATATTATTAACTATGGCGCTAGCTTAGAAATAGTAAATAAATTTATTTCAAAATTAGAAAATTGAAATATTCAATTTAATTTGATAAATATCTTAAATACAAAGAAAATAAGTGAAAAATTAAATCTTGATACAAACAAACCACTAGTTTTATTAAATGTTGATGAAAACCATTGAATAAACTCTTATCTATTAAATATAAAGAATAAAAAACATATAGTAAAATTTACTAATGAAGAATTGGATAATTTTTGCATCAATTTCAAAAAATAG
- a CDS encoding YneF family protein — protein sequence MELGLALGLGIPLSLIAGAILGYFIAMKIFKKQLKKNPPITESQIRNMYAKMGRKPTEAQIREIMRSFKQDIK from the coding sequence ATGGAATTAGGATTAGCACTAGGTTTGGGAATCCCATTGAGTTTAATTGCCGGAGCTATTCTTGGTTATTTTATAGCCATGAAAATATTTAAAAAACAATTAAAGAAAAATCCGCCCATTACAGAAAGTCAAATTCGTAATATGTATGCCAAAATGGGAAGAAAACCAACTGAAGCACAAATTCGTGAAATAATGCGTTCATTTAAACAAGATATTAAATAG
- the yihA gene encoding ribosome biogenesis GTP-binding protein YihA/YsxC, producing MKNYFIKSAIQLSQCPQDNTSEGCFIGRSNVGKSTLINTIAKSKIAKTSKRPGMTQTLNFYNINDKRLVDLPGYGYAKLDRNKKIELTDLISDYIQNRKNLTTIFQIIDASVITEYDQWVSKFIRNNTNLKYYVVVNKIDKLNQSQSHNLKIKIADYLKIDSDNLITISALKQKNISELIKIIKNI from the coding sequence GTGAAAAATTATTTTATAAAAAGTGCTATTCAGTTAAGTCAATGCCCGCAAGATAATACTAGTGAGGGTTGTTTTATTGGAAGAAGTAATGTTGGTAAGTCAACATTAATAAATACAATTGCTAAATCTAAAATTGCTAAAACTTCTAAAAGACCAGGAATGACACAAACATTAAATTTTTATAATATTAATGATAAAAGATTAGTAGATTTACCAGGCTATGGTTATGCAAAATTAGATCGAAATAAGAAAATTGAATTAACTGATTTAATAAGTGACTATATTCAAAATAGAAAAAATTTAACAACAATTTTTCAAATAATTGATGCAAGTGTAATTACTGAATATGATCAATGAGTAAGTAAATTTATTAGAAATAACACAAATTTAAAATATTATGTTGTTGTCAACAAAATAGATAAACTTAATCAAAGTCAATCACACAATTTAAAAATAAAAATTGCTGATTATTTAAAAATTGATTCTGATAATTTAATTACAATTAGCGCTTTAAAGCAAAAAAACATTTCTGAACTTATTAAAATTATTAAAAATATTTAA
- the valS gene encoding valine--tRNA ligase: protein MSNKKIIVSKPKLIDFNQSYNPSLISNNLYSDWISNNLFKPNNSKQLYSCVMAPPNLTGVLHIGHAWELSLADAYLRFKKMQGFNVSWAPGYDHAGISTQAKFEKTLNQTEYHEYLKLTRKERIKKIEDWSIQNSSKIVQQMKLIGVSADWDNFHFTLDENSQIAVKKAFKNLYDKKYIYQETKLVNWDVTLNTAISNIEVQNKPIEQNMYYINYQIANSKDKLVIATTRPETIFVDAALFVNPKDKRYSKFIGKFAINPLTNKEIPILSDSYVDINFGTGVMKCTPAHDINDYKLGKKYKLSKLSCIDFDGKLNNYAMHFKGMDRIASRKEISNYLNDQNKLVKVEKIVSNVGYSERSDSIIEPLLSKQWFIKLSAFGPKLKKAIKTSKEFEMIPKTFVNLLNKWLNSCEDWCISRQLIWGHQIPVWYHKKTKKIYVDIKPPKNIKDYVQDPDVLDTWFSSSLWPLICYGWPNKNSKLFKNGYPNNLMIMGFDILFFWGIKMMFQGIFHTNKLPFNKLLIHGLIRDKNGKKMSKSLGNVIDPIDLIDLYGIDALRIYLTSNTSLGEDTNYQEEKIQDASNFLNKLWNASKYIFKLTNENQTSKNYLKIDFKKLNDADKWILIQYNKTLKKVTDLLSKFEFSLANKYLYNFIWNEFCNIYLEFSKVTLDSEEKLSTLNTFKYILFNICHLLHPFAPFITERIYQALMNDANKYLLKNKWPNLIKQNLSSKFHLIIEIISVIRNFRNEIKLPKNQPIKIKILVNNQSLVPFINKSINYLKLVNCEVLGVYNKKTNELKGKTLILKNFVIFVENQEFSIALQEILEKKIKNLEFEVERSKKILSNKQFLKNAPVAKINQEKEKLINYELELKKAISELKK, encoded by the coding sequence ATGTCTAACAAAAAAATAATTGTTTCTAAACCAAAACTTATTGATTTTAATCAAAGTTATAATCCATCTTTAATTTCAAATAATTTATATTCGGATTGAATTTCTAATAATTTGTTTAAACCAAACAATAGCAAACAACTTTATAGTTGCGTTATGGCTCCGCCAAATTTAACAGGTGTTTTGCATATTGGGCACGCGTGAGAATTAAGTTTAGCTGACGCATATTTACGATTTAAAAAAATGCAAGGTTTTAATGTTAGTTGAGCACCAGGATATGATCATGCAGGTATTTCAACACAAGCTAAATTTGAAAAAACATTAAACCAAACAGAATATCATGAATATTTAAAATTAACTAGAAAAGAACGAATTAAAAAAATTGAAGATTGATCAATTCAAAATAGCTCTAAAATAGTTCAACAAATGAAATTAATTGGTGTTAGTGCTGATTGAGATAATTTTCATTTTACATTAGATGAAAATTCACAAATAGCAGTTAAAAAAGCTTTTAAAAATTTGTATGATAAAAAATATATTTATCAAGAAACAAAATTAGTTAATTGAGATGTTACTTTAAATACAGCCATTTCCAATATTGAAGTTCAAAATAAACCTATTGAACAAAATATGTATTATATTAATTATCAAATTGCTAATAGTAAAGATAAATTAGTTATTGCAACAACAAGACCAGAAACAATTTTTGTTGATGCTGCTTTATTTGTTAATCCAAAAGACAAAAGGTATTCAAAATTTATTGGTAAATTTGCAATTAATCCTCTAACAAATAAAGAAATTCCAATTTTAAGTGATTCATATGTTGATATAAATTTTGGTACAGGAGTAATGAAATGTACGCCTGCGCATGATATTAACGATTACAAATTAGGTAAAAAATATAAATTGTCTAAATTATCGTGTATTGATTTTGATGGAAAATTAAATAATTATGCAATGCATTTTAAAGGAATGGACCGTATTGCTAGTAGAAAAGAAATTTCTAATTATTTAAACGATCAAAATAAACTTGTGAAAGTTGAAAAAATCGTAAGTAATGTAGGTTATTCTGAACGTTCAGATTCAATAATAGAACCATTGCTATCAAAACAGTGATTTATTAAGTTATCTGCTTTTGGACCTAAATTAAAAAAAGCTATTAAAACTTCTAAAGAATTTGAAATGATTCCAAAAACTTTTGTAAATCTTTTAAACAAATGATTAAATTCTTGTGAAGATTGATGTATATCTAGACAGTTAATTTGAGGTCATCAAATACCAGTTTGATATCACAAAAAAACTAAAAAAATTTATGTCGATATCAAACCACCAAAAAATATTAAAGATTATGTTCAAGATCCGGATGTATTAGATACATGATTTTCATCATCTTTGTGACCTTTAATTTGTTATGGATGACCCAATAAAAATTCCAAGTTATTTAAAAATGGTTATCCAAACAATTTAATGATTATGGGTTTTGACATTTTGTTTTTTTGAGGAATCAAAATGATGTTTCAAGGTATATTTCATACTAATAAATTACCATTTAATAAATTATTGATTCATGGTTTAATTAGAGATAAAAATGGAAAAAAAATGTCTAAATCATTAGGAAATGTTATTGATCCAATTGATTTAATTGATTTGTATGGAATTGATGCTTTAAGAATTTATTTAACATCTAATACTTCATTAGGCGAAGATACAAATTATCAAGAAGAAAAAATTCAAGATGCATCAAATTTTTTAAATAAATTATGAAATGCATCTAAATATATATTTAAATTGACAAATGAGAATCAAACATCTAAAAATTATTTAAAAATTGATTTTAAAAAACTTAATGATGCAGATAAATGAATTTTAATTCAATACAACAAAACTTTAAAAAAAGTTACTGATTTGTTATCTAAATTTGAATTTTCGTTAGCAAACAAGTATCTTTACAATTTCATTTGAAATGAATTTTGTAATATTTATCTTGAATTTTCTAAAGTTACACTAGATAGTGAAGAAAAATTATCAACTTTAAATACATTTAAATATATTTTATTTAATATTTGTCATTTATTGCATCCTTTTGCTCCATTTATTACTGAAAGAATATATCAAGCATTAATGAATGATGCTAATAAGTATTTATTAAAAAACAAATGACCAAATCTTATTAAACAAAATTTATCTTCTAAATTTCATTTAATAATTGAAATAATTAGTGTGATTCGTAATTTTAGAAATGAAATCAAATTACCCAAAAACCAACCAATCAAGATAAAAATATTAGTTAATAATCAATCATTAGTTCCTTTTATAAATAAATCAATCAATTATTTAAAATTAGTTAATTGTGAAGTTTTGGGAGTGTACAACAAAAAAACAAATGAATTAAAAGGTAAAACATTAATTTTGAAAAATTTTGTTATTTTTGTTGAAAATCAAGAATTTAGCATTGCTTTACAAGAGATTTTAGAAAAAAAGATTAAAAATTTAGAATTTGAAGTAGAAAGAAGTAAAAAAATATTAAGTAACAAGCAATTTTTAAAAAATGCACCAGTTGCTAAAATTAATCAAGAAAAAGAAAAATTAATAAATTACGAATTAGAATTAAAAAAAGCTATTTCTGAACTAAAAAAATAA
- a CDS encoding Bax inhibitor-1 family protein: protein MNYNDTNYSFAQGKWVFRQEQSKLLTRSFLYTGFSFVAIFVISFLIYYLLPRQNPSIADNFLIISPILIFISTIMGMFLRPKMTGGMGFTVFVYLFYIIAQSLGFGGLFYAIDFSNQVGINTGIQVIDVAAIFGVAGLMFVGMAIVGASMSKKSSIKFGRFLFGAVIAWLFASIVFSITIFFATPNQYNWIIIVSSVVGGLINLGYIAFIVSQIKASSDFVDFVGNKTLINTMAASYGFWMLVSLVGLVWYLVRLLFIFKS from the coding sequence ATGAATTACAATGATACCAACTATTCATTTGCGCAAGGAAAATGAGTTTTTAGACAAGAACAGTCAAAATTATTAACTCGTTCTTTTCTATATACAGGTTTTTCTTTTGTTGCAATATTTGTTATTTCATTTTTAATTTATTATTTGTTGCCTAGACAAAACCCTTCAATTGCTGACAATTTTTTGATAATTAGTCCTATATTAATATTCATTTCTACTATTATGGGAATGTTTTTGAGACCGAAAATGACTGGTGGCATGGGTTTTACTGTGTTTGTATATTTATTTTACATAATTGCTCAATCATTAGGATTTGGTGGTTTATTTTATGCAATAGATTTTTCAAATCAAGTAGGTATAAACACTGGTATTCAAGTAATAGATGTAGCTGCTATATTTGGTGTAGCTGGTCTTATGTTTGTTGGAATGGCAATAGTTGGTGCATCTATGTCTAAAAAATCCTCAATAAAGTTCGGAAGATTTTTATTTGGTGCAGTTATTGCATGATTATTTGCAAGTATAGTTTTTTCAATAACTATTTTCTTTGCAACACCTAATCAATATAATTGGATCATTATTGTTTCATCAGTTGTAGGTGGATTAATTAACTTAGGTTATATAGCTTTCATAGTTTCACAAATAAAAGCTTCTAGTGATTTTGTTGATTTTGTAGGAAACAAAACATTGATTAATACAATGGCAGCTTCATATGGATTTTGAATGCTTGTTAGTTTAGTTGGTTTGGTTTGATATCTTGTTAGATTATTATTTATTTTTAAAAGTTAA
- a CDS encoding SprT-like domain-containing protein, producing the protein MSQFNALYDFYIAMNKCLEYLNKHVFDEQFKEVVFMIQGERAIGLNTYGVYWPDKWKINDKTYSEISLTAEMLTNNDLNELLNTLIHEMIHFKANLLGIRDTDKSGKHHNKEFKKLGEEIGCVFGEKNKKIGYSNFKFNSELQQIVNNCIKELELEKFIGEFKRIRAPKQKTIKKFFKYVCPACNATIRATLGAEIICGTDGVVYEFRDKMPIDED; encoded by the coding sequence ATGAGTCAATTTAACGCACTTTATGATTTTTATATTGCAATGAATAAATGTTTAGAATATTTAAATAAACATGTTTTTGATGAGCAATTTAAAGAAGTTGTTTTTATGATTCAAGGTGAAAGAGCTATTGGCTTAAATACTTATGGTGTTTATTGACCTGATAAATGAAAAATAAACGATAAAACATATTCAGAAATATCTTTAACTGCTGAAATGTTAACTAATAATGATTTGAATGAATTACTTAACACTTTAATACATGAAATGATTCATTTTAAAGCAAATCTTTTAGGTATAAGAGATACAGATAAATCAGGCAAACACCATAATAAAGAATTCAAAAAATTAGGTGAAGAAATTGGATGTGTTTTTGGAGAAAAAAATAAAAAAATTGGTTATTCAAACTTTAAATTCAATTCAGAATTACAACAAATCGTTAATAATTGTATAAAGGAATTAGAACTAGAAAAATTTATTGGAGAATTTAAAAGAATTAGAGCTCCAAAACAAAAAACAATTAAAAAATTTTTTAAATATGTATGTCCCGCATGCAATGCAACTATTAGAGCCACATTAGGTGCTGAAATTATTTGTGGAACTGATGGTGTAGTATATGAATTTAGAGATAAAATGCCAATAGATGAAGATTAA
- the ytpR gene encoding YtpR family tRNA-binding protein, whose protein sequence is MNNKYLNIFYNKNTLQDTLIAKIVTNKNPDKIINKNNVTIFYDENDQLIGFNIHNASERNLLLVNGLNEPNEKLIRKLEELTNLSLSKFINQIPFVIGKIISAEPIPNSNLKICTVDIGTNQLQKIVCGATNVVPNMNVVVVLPGGIIATGKEINSSKVLNHESHGMICSSKELDLPNEDLPKTIIKMPDDAIPGTFFTKVYSISK, encoded by the coding sequence ATGAACAACAAATATTTAAATATTTTTTATAACAAAAACACATTACAAGACACTTTAATTGCAAAAATTGTTACTAATAAAAATCCAGATAAAATCATTAATAAAAATAATGTAACAATATTTTATGATGAAAATGATCAATTAATTGGATTCAACATTCACAATGCTAGTGAAAGAAATCTATTACTTGTAAATGGATTAAATGAACCTAATGAAAAATTAATTAGAAAATTAGAAGAACTAACTAATTTATCTTTATCAAAATTTATAAATCAAATTCCATTTGTTATTGGAAAAATAATTAGTGCAGAACCAATACCTAATAGTAATTTAAAAATTTGTACAGTTGATATTGGAACTAATCAATTACAAAAAATTGTTTGTGGTGCTACAAATGTGGTTCCAAATATGAATGTTGTGGTTGTTTTACCGGGCGGAATAATTGCAACAGGTAAAGAAATTAATTCGTCTAAAGTTTTAAATCATGAATCACATGGAATGATTTGTAGTTCAAAAGAATTAGATTTGCCAAATGAAGATTTACCTAAAACAATAATAAAAATGCCTGATGATGCTATCCCAGGAACTTTTTTTACTAAAGTTTATAGTATAAGTAAATAG
- a CDS encoding DegV family protein: MKIAYLIDSSASINEDPSKNIYMVPLEIIENLDKTEITYKAGIDIDIKTLSEKISKGATFKTGQSPIGVVEEKIKELLEKYDHIIGIPIDRQLSGTYNSWQMLENQFGSNKFHVIDGLIVEQGIKFLIDEIEDYLKNNEYDIKKIDELIEKEKAKIIGVIVVNDVSQLVAGGRLKGWKAFLIKTLKIKILIKLFAKDGLLEYFDKCRDDQEAKQIALDYIDSQNNWKTKGIKRIGISTSIVDSKENEKIVEEYKKLLPKNIEIKWQHISSIIAVHTGMNGYAILIQSN, from the coding sequence ATGAAAATTGCTTATTTAATAGATTCATCAGCATCCATAAATGAAGATCCTAGTAAAAACATTTATATGGTTCCGCTAGAAATAATTGAAAATTTAGATAAAACTGAAATAACTTACAAAGCAGGAATTGACATAGATATTAAAACACTAAGTGAAAAAATTTCAAAAGGCGCTACTTTTAAAACTGGTCAATCTCCTATTGGGGTTGTGGAAGAAAAAATTAAAGAATTATTAGAAAAATATGATCATATTATTGGGATTCCAATTGATCGCCAATTATCAGGTACCTATAACTCATGACAAATGTTAGAAAATCAATTTGGTTCTAATAAATTTCATGTTATTGATGGTTTGATTGTGGAACAAGGTATTAAATTTTTAATTGATGAAATTGAAGATTATTTAAAAAATAATGAATATGATATTAAAAAAATAGACGAATTAATTGAAAAAGAAAAAGCAAAAATAATTGGAGTTATTGTTGTAAATGATGTTTCTCAATTAGTTGCGGGCGGCCGCTTAAAAGGTTGAAAAGCATTTTTAATTAAAACACTAAAAATAAAAATTTTAATTAAACTTTTTGCTAAAGATGGTTTGTTAGAGTATTTTGATAAATGTCGTGATGACCAAGAAGCAAAACAAATTGCATTAGACTATATAGATTCACAAAATAATTGAAAAACTAAAGGAATTAAAAGAATTGGAATTTCAACAAGTATAGTTGATTCAAAAGAAAATGAAAAAATTGTTGAAGAATATAAAAAATTATTACCAAAAAATATTGAAATTAAATGACAGCATATAAGTTCTATAATAGCAGTTCACACTGGAATGAATGGATACGCAATTTTGATTCAATCCAATTAA